The region TCGGCGTTGCTCACTCGGGCCTCGTCGGACGCCTCCCCCACTAAAGTCCGGCAGCTGAGAATGAGAGGTGGGAGGGGCACGCTGCGTGCCAACTCTTCGACATGCCGAGCCAGCTCCATGGTCTTAAACTGCGTCACCTTGGCCAGCTCCAGCGTCTTGGCCGAGGTGACGATGGGGATGCGCTTGGCGATCTCGAAGGCCTTCTGCAGCTTCTCGGCACCCTCCGTGCGGAAGAACTCGTTGATGGCCTTTTCCGTCTTGCGCAGGTGGCTACTTACCATGCAGAGGCGCGTCACGTTGAGGATCATGGTGATGGTGAAGGCGACGAGGCAAACTATGACGTAGTACATGCCCAGACCGCTGTGGGTGTAGGCCACCCGCAAGGTGACGGTATAGTTGGACGTTCCGGACGAGTTGGCCGCCACACACGTGTACCTGCCCCTGTCCTCAAAAGTGACAGCCGTGATGTTCAAATCGCCCTCGTCGGAAATCGTCCATTTTCCCCCTAGGAGACACCATCATTAATACGCAACGTTTTATCCAATCAGCCAGTGGCGAGAAACAGAAGTGGCAGcaaaactgaacaaactgaCTGCAAACACGGTGACGTGGGACACCTGACTGACATTATCCACCTCaactaacatttattttgctcacACTGACTTTTATCCAACGCGGTTTACCATATTACAAGACTGATTACACCGATTTACCAGTTTGTGCAGCGTGTTCTTACTGTGTTTCAGGGTACAGGAGGAGCTTTAAACCCGAGACCTAGTGTAGTGAGAGACCTGAGGCTGAGCACCACATTTCTCCCCCTGGCTGGCAAGTGTATTAccttcctcctgctgccccagtatGCGGCGGCCTTTGGGGCTGAACCAGAGGACGCGATGCTCGCTCCGGTTCAGGCCGCACTCGATGAGCGCGCTGGAGCCCTCCTTCACCACCACGGCCCGGACTGCGGCCACTGCAGCAGGCACAGCGGCCCGACAGAACAGGACACACACCGTGACCTCCCACAGCAAAGCGCTACGTCCACCGTTCAGCACCATGACCATGTCGCCCCAGATTGATGTCGCGGCTCCTCTTCATGCagctaaaagaaaacaaaacaagttcaaCAAGTGCAGCACTTCCGGGATTCAGGTAGACTCCGGAATACCGCTCCCTCCTCGTCACTCACACAACAACATACTGatactgcacatttttctacttacatttcataacaaaaacaacacagagatATTAGAAGATCAGCAATAAAGAGGAAATAATAAGAATGAGACAATATCACGCCAGTACCTTGTTAATTACCCATGTTTAACTTGTACATTCAGTCCTCCATATACTTCAGGACTACTGCTTATGCGTCGCCCTCACCGGAAGCGGAAgttattcctttgtttttacTACATCTTACTGGCCGCTAATGGTTTTGCAGGTCGCGTGGTATTTGCCGGAAGCGGATTCTTGGTCTCCAGATTGTACTTCCGGTTCAGGGTGTAAATCCCACCAAAACAAATCGCGTGAGTCTTTCAGTGACGTGGCTGACAGGGAGAAACCCACCAGAAAGAAGAGGAGCAAGATCACTTAGAAGACATAAACGGTAAGTCGAAAGTTATAATATCGCCCTACTTCATTAATAACGGACATGTTGCTCCTTATGTTGATTTAAAATAGACAGCAgtcgtcacacacacactctgccagACTCTGGCGTACTAACTCtctaaatattattaatttatacgTCCttcatgttaaatatttatttttttctacgTCCTTTATTAAATAAGATGACATTtgattttaccaaaaaaaaaaagatatcatATATGTTCTccacttaatttttctttttttttttttgtcagctgtATGTGATGAATATCAgcattatatttctgttttttattgctACAGTTTAATCTTCTTTAACCTTTGGTTATCTTGGTAAGACTGTAACTTCCCGTCATATAATTGCTGATGTCTAAGGTCAGTGGTGCCATGATGTGAGTGCATTGCGTTCAGACTGTGGCTGGAGGACTATGAAGGATGTGACTTCATCTTTGGCATTGTCAGCAAACATTTcaacttttcattttgaatgtgTCCTGTAGGTGAGTATGTACTAAGATGTCAGACAGCGAGGACCACAGTGACTCAGGAGCGAATCTGGGCGCCCAGGAGTCGGGCAGCTCGGAGCAGCCACCCTCCCCAGTGACCTCCCCTGAGGCTGATGGGGAGAATGACGTAGATGCGGTGCCGGTTCGAAAGACCCGCAGGAGACCAGAGAACAAACCGCTCGCTGAATCTGAGCTGCCCTCCACAGATCCTAAAAAAGAGGGAGATCCTGCAAATGTAAGTTAATGCTTCAAAAACAAGACATCACAATATTTATATGCAGAAGTAAACCATACATCCCAAGTCATATTAAAAGTAAGTTTTAAAGATactttaaaaatagtttaatttcATTCCTTTCAGGCATCGGCTAAGACAACGGTGGCGCAGGGAGGTTGGGGCTATTGGGGGAGCTGGGGAAAATCTCTCATTTCCAGTGCCTCAGCCACAGTGGCCAGTGTTGGTGAGTGGTTAATGTGCTGCGACTGCTATATTTATACCATTTGTATAGTCCAGTGATTTGTCTGAGGTTCTTTCAATACTAGGAAGAAATGAAGGAGTCCTTTACAAAAAACAGTTTGACCAGAACGTATAGTTTTTTGGTATTTTGAATTTTCTTCTATTTTGGGCCTTTTTTCCTCAAGCTGTGCCTTTATTTATACTTGCTTTTTTACCATTTAAAGGTCAAGGGATTTCTCATGTCATTGAGAAGGCAGAGACATCACTTGGAATACCCAGTCCAGTGGAACTGTCTACACAGGtcaaagaagaagagaaggaatACCGTAATGATTCTCATCCTGTTCAATACTTTAGAATGACAAAATACTTGTTTTCCTTTGAGGCCTGATTTCTTATAGTTGTGCTGATTGTTATTTAGCAATGTGATACGGCAGAACACCAGTGCTGTACGATGTACTGGTATTAATTCAAATTCTGTCACTGCTTAGATGAAGCCAGCAGCGAAGGTAACGGTCAAGACACGTCCGCAGTGAGTGGAGCGCTGGGAATGTTTTCATCTCTCTCAAATGTTGTCCAGAGCACTGTGAGTCAAAGCATCTCCCTGTGCTTCCTCGGTCTTGCCATTCACCAGTGCCTCTATCAGAGAGTGCAAGTGTGAACTGTGTTCTTCTTATAGGGAAAAACTGTGATTACTGGTGGCTTGGATGCTCTGGAGTTCATTGGTAAGAAGACCATGGATGTTCTTGCAGAAGGAGATCCAGGATTTAAGAGAACAAAGGGACTCATGAATAGAACCACCACTTTATCCCAGGTAAATTAGATACCTCAATTAGAGCTTTCCTTTTAGGTGTTGTAAAATAGAGATAGAAGAATGCAGCCAAAACCCTAAGTTGTTTGATTATGGTATAAGCACCACTGTCCTACCAAGcagttaaaatgaatattacatttttaaaggctGAAACTTGAGTAAGTAGCTAAACTTTCCAGATGAACTTCAGCATTTTATCTGTGAAACAAAACTGATTGGGTAGGGTTACCTCATATGCTTTGTGATCCTGGCAGGTTTTAAGGGAAGCgaaggagagagaagagaagcagaCTGGAGAAGAGGTGTCTTCGGAGACTGACAAGAAGGCCCATTACGGTGTGC is a window of Scleropages formosus chromosome 14, fSclFor1.1, whole genome shotgun sequence DNA encoding:
- the LOC108920106 gene encoding microfibrillar-associated protein 3-like, coding for MVMVLNGGRSALLWEVTVCVLFCRAAVPAAVAAVRAVVVKEGSSALIECGLNRSEHRVLWFSPKGRRILGQQEEGGKWTISDEGDLNITAVTFEDRGRYTCVAANSSGTSNYTVTLRVAYTHSGLGMYYVIVCLVAFTITMILNVTRLCMVSSHLRKTEKAINEFFRTEGAEKLQKAFEIAKRIPIVTSAKTLELAKVTQFKTMELARHVEELARSVPLPPLILSCRTLVGEASDEARVSNADPLRQAIAEGPCHNGEEVMSVAGSGGTLESEVRNRQGPAFSQSVYSDADADPPAEDTNVSVSMLGTSSSITCVVHECTI